One stretch of Tenacibaculum sp. MAR_2010_89 DNA includes these proteins:
- a CDS encoding DUF6503 family protein, whose amino-acid sequence MKNAITLLALLLSILSFSQELTGLELLEKSIQYHDPNNKWKTFKGTLWVNMVTPNSPIRNSEITIDLPSDYFYLKAFKNKNTTEYSINKGICKIEFNKKINLSEKTKKEHNLSCKRANLYKNYYTYLYGLPMKLKDKGTIIHNKTTRKNFKGQDYIVLKVTYEKDVGKDTWYFYFNPTTYSMEVYQFFKNTKDSGEYILLSEEEIINDIKMPKNRAWYYNKNNKYLGSDILEKSNSI is encoded by the coding sequence ATGAAAAACGCAATCACACTTCTTGCTTTACTTTTATCAATTTTATCTTTCTCCCAAGAATTAACTGGACTCGAATTACTAGAGAAATCTATTCAATATCATGATCCAAATAATAAATGGAAAACATTTAAGGGCACATTATGGGTGAATATGGTTACTCCTAATTCTCCAATTCGAAATAGTGAAATTACAATTGACCTACCGTCTGATTATTTTTATTTAAAAGCTTTTAAAAATAAAAATACTACAGAGTATTCTATCAACAAAGGTATTTGTAAAATCGAATTTAATAAGAAAATCAACCTCTCAGAAAAAACAAAAAAAGAACACAATCTAAGCTGTAAACGAGCTAATCTTTATAAAAATTATTACACCTACTTATATGGTCTTCCAATGAAACTAAAAGATAAAGGAACTATAATTCACAATAAAACAACGCGAAAAAATTTTAAAGGACAAGACTATATCGTTTTAAAGGTTACTTATGAAAAAGACGTTGGCAAAGATACTTGGTATTTCTATTTTAATCCTACAACGTATTCCATGGAAGTTTATCAGTTTTTTAAAAACACTAAAGATAGTGGTGAGTATATATTATTGTCAGAAGAAGAGATTATTAATGATATTAAAATGCCTAAAAATAGAGCTTGGTATTACAATAAAAACAACAAGTATTTAGGAAGTGATATTTTAGAAAAAAGCAACTCGATTTAA
- a CDS encoding chloride channel protein, producing the protein MPNTKTLFKKILIWRYKNISERQFIYVLSILVGFLAGIGTLILKNLTYFFQYILEGKFIKDIHYSLYFIFPIIGLFLVYYIKNKIIKKEIGHGISTTLHAISKRSGIIEQYKIYASLITAPITVGFGGSVGLQGPSVSTGAALGSGIAQLFHMNTKTRMLLIGCATAGAVSSMFKAPVAAIIFAVEIFSLDLAFASLIPLLLASVSGVIVSYFFLGKDVLLGFKLQDDFLINDLFFYILLGLGTGIASVYFSKIYFKITRFFNHFKSDFHKLIIGAFAIGFMLYLIPPLYGEGYNIINSLLEHNAQEALNDLPYEIDFNNVWIVVLFLLLITVFKAIAMTTTFAAGGVGGIFIPTLVMGSALGNVFAKIINELGGQVSESNFTLIGMSGLMAGVLHAPLTAIFLIAEITGGYDLFVPLMLVVAISFALTKYFVSNSIYTIELAKRGELITHNKDKNVMMMMRIDKLIEKNFKIIHPEMTLGKMLKEAVAKSSRNIFPVLDNEHRFLGIVLLDDIRPLMFEQEMYDTLTIQVLMKSAPAIIFHDDSIEKVMQKFKESGAWNLPVIKNKKYIGFISKSKLLSAYRTKLIELTV; encoded by the coding sequence ATGCCTAATACTAAAACGTTATTTAAAAAAATACTTATTTGGAGGTACAAAAACATTTCTGAACGTCAGTTTATTTATGTTTTAAGTATTTTAGTTGGTTTTTTGGCTGGAATTGGCACACTAATTCTAAAAAACTTAACCTACTTTTTTCAATATATTTTAGAAGGAAAGTTTATAAAAGATATTCATTATTCTTTGTATTTTATCTTTCCAATTATAGGATTATTCTTAGTTTACTATATTAAAAATAAAATTATTAAAAAGGAAATTGGTCATGGTATCTCAACAACTTTGCATGCTATTTCCAAACGTAGCGGAATTATTGAACAATATAAAATATACGCTTCACTTATTACAGCACCAATAACTGTTGGCTTCGGTGGATCTGTTGGTTTGCAAGGCCCTTCTGTAAGCACTGGAGCAGCGCTAGGATCTGGAATAGCACAGCTGTTTCATATGAACACCAAAACTAGAATGTTACTAATTGGATGTGCAACAGCTGGAGCAGTATCATCTATGTTTAAAGCCCCAGTTGCTGCTATTATTTTTGCTGTTGAAATTTTTAGTTTAGATTTAGCTTTTGCATCTCTCATCCCTCTTTTATTAGCTTCAGTTTCTGGAGTTATTGTTTCTTATTTTTTCTTAGGAAAAGATGTTTTATTAGGATTTAAACTCCAAGACGACTTTTTAATTAACGATCTATTTTTCTACATTTTATTAGGCTTAGGAACTGGTATCGCATCTGTATATTTTTCTAAAATTTATTTTAAAATCACTCGTTTTTTTAACCACTTCAAAAGTGATTTTCACAAATTGATTATTGGTGCTTTTGCTATTGGTTTTATGTTATATTTAATACCACCTTTGTACGGTGAAGGTTATAATATAATTAATAGCTTATTAGAACACAATGCTCAAGAAGCACTTAACGACCTTCCTTATGAAATTGATTTTAACAACGTTTGGATAGTTGTTCTTTTTTTACTTTTAATAACAGTCTTTAAAGCTATTGCAATGACCACTACTTTTGCTGCTGGTGGAGTAGGAGGAATTTTTATACCTACCTTAGTAATGGGGAGTGCACTAGGTAATGTATTTGCTAAAATTATAAATGAGTTAGGTGGTCAAGTTTCTGAAAGTAACTTTACATTAATTGGAATGAGCGGCCTAATGGCAGGCGTACTACATGCTCCTTTAACTGCTATTTTTTTAATTGCAGAAATTACTGGTGGTTACGATCTTTTTGTCCCTTTAATGCTTGTAGTTGCTATATCTTTCGCCTTAACAAAATACTTCGTTTCAAACTCAATATACACAATAGAACTAGCAAAAAGAGGGGAACTTATTACGCATAATAAAGATAAGAATGTGATGATGATGATGCGTATCGATAAATTAATTGAAAAAAACTTTAAAATAATTCACCCAGAAATGACACTAGGAAAAATGCTAAAAGAAGCCGTTGCAAAATCATCAAGAAATATTTTTCCTGTTTTAGACAATGAACATCGTTTTTTAGGTATTGTTTTATTAGACGATATTCGTCCGTTAATGTTTGAACAAGAAATGTATGACACGCTAACAATTCAAGTACTTATGAAAAGTGCTCCAGCTATTATTTTTCATGATGATAGTATTGAAAAAGTAATGCAGAAATTTAAAGAAAGCGGCGCATGGAATTTACCCGTTATCAAAAACAAAAAATATATTGGTTTTATTTCTAAATCTAAACTACTATCTGCCTACAGAACTAAATTAATTGAACTTACTGTTTAA